In the Colius striatus isolate bColStr4 chromosome 3, bColStr4.1.hap1, whole genome shotgun sequence genome, GGCGTACAGGCGGGCGGGGGTGGCCGCGCCGTCGGGGCAGGGCTCACCCAGCCCGCCCAGCTTCTGGCCCAGCACCAGCGGTGGGACATGCGGGAAGGAGCGGGCGGGCTGGGAGAAGGCGCTCTTCCGCTCTtccgccccgccgccgggccctccggggccgccgccgcccagcTGCGGCACAGTGGTGAAGGCGCTGCCCCGCGCCGGGCTACCTCCCTCCAGGCGAGCGGCCAGCGGGCCCCCGGGGCCGCCGCGGGGACACAGCCCCGGCTCCCCACCGCCCGCCCCGGGTGCGGCGGGCGAGGCGCGCTCCTGGCCTTCCTCCGGGCCCCCGCCGTCGGGCTCGGGGCCGCGGGCCGCCTTCTTCACCTCCACGAAGGCGCTGCGTTTGGCCTCCCCGGTCTCCGGGCTGGGCGGCGCGAAGAGGCGGCCGCCCTCCTCCAAGCCGCAGTAGGAGCCGGCCGCCCGGTACTGCTGCTGCGGGGCGCACACCGGCTCCTCCTTGGGCGCCGAGGGCAGCCCCGGCCGCTCCGCCGGGAagcggccccgcgccgccgctccgGGGCCCCGCTCCTCCTCCTCGGGATACCGCCGCTTGGCTTTCCCGGCTGACGCCTCGGGGCCGCCCTCGGGGGGCGCCGGCCGCCCGGGGGATCCGCCGTTGCCGCCGCGGGAGTTCTCTAGCTCCCGCGCCAGGTTGTGGAAGTCCGTGGAGGGTTTGGTGCTGGCGGCGGCGCTGCCGCCATCGGCCCCAGGGAAGGGGTGGTGGAGCGGCCCGCCGGGCTTGCAGTACTTGCCGGCCTCCTGCTCCTTGCCGACGCCGTCCTTGCCGCCGGGGGCCTCGGCGGCGGGGCCGGTGTCGGGACCGTGCAGCCTCTTGGGGCAGCGGAACCGGAGGTGGGCGGCGAAGGGCAGCTCGAACTGGAAGCGCTGGCTGCACTCGGGGCAGGTGAAGGGCGGTGAGCCTGCGACCGGACACATGCACACGCGGGATGGGAGAGACAGAAACGGGCGCACTGTCAGCTGGGCGTGGAGACCAGGTTTCCCCACGGGATTCAAGGAAAAGGGGGCGGAGGGTCCCGATGCCGGCCGCCTCCCCACCCATCACCCCCGCTCAGCCTTTCCCCTCCGCGCCGCCGCGGCGGCCCCTGGTTATCCTCGGGGCCGTGGGaagggggcgcggggcggccgcgcCGGGTACCCACCGTTGCTGCGGGCGGGGGCCCGGGCGgggctgagaagcagcagttccGTGAGCTCCTTGCCGTaccacaccagcagctcctcgTCCTTGGCGATGCGGCGCAGGGAGCGGTAGAAGAGCTGCCCGCTCTTGATGTAGGCCTCCAGGTTCTGCTCCTCCCGCTCACGAGCCGACTGCACCAGGCGCAGCCACATCAGCCCCTCCGACGAGCCATTAGCCGCCGACGTATCCACCTGCAAACCCCGCTTTAATACATGCGGATCGACGGACCGACCGACAGACGGGATGGGGTCGAGCAGCCGGCAGGAGCGGCGGGGGAGCGGCTCTGCCCTAGCCAGTGGCAAGGGAAAGCATTCCGGCGGCGGAGCGTCCCGCTCGGCTCGGCGGGGCCGTGGCAAATAGTGGGCGGCCCGGCGGGGATGCGCTCGGGCACCGGCCGACGGGGCGAGCGGCGGTGGCGGCCGGCTCCCCGGCTGCGGGGAGAGTGGTTTCGCCAGGCAAAGGAGCGGCTCTTACCCGGAATATGTAGGGAACGGTGCGCTTGTCGGTGGACTTGAGGGCGATGAAGGCAATGCTGTCGTACAGGGACGTGTGACTCAGGACGCAGGGGCCGAAAATGGCATTTTCTGGAATGTCGCAGGTAGTGTAAACGCTGGTGAAAATGTCAGTCAAGCACTGCTGAACTGTCTTGGCGTCCCCGTCCCATATTCCTCTCTGGACGCCGGCGTCCTCCATGCCTACGGGCAGAGAGAAGAATAGAGCAGAGACGTTATAGCGCAGCTGGGCCCGGGGATGCGCCCGCGACCCGCTGCggaaaataacatgaaaaaaaagagaagaaattataaCAAACATGTAAAGAAATACTCGGGCAAGCACTTTCACCACTTTGgcaaaaaagaatgaaagaaagagaagaggagctCCGTGAGCGGCCGGTGAGGTGCGGGGAAGCTGCCGTGATGATTTATTTATCAGCGAGCCCGGCTGCGAGCGCAACGGGAGCCGGCATTGGGCAGTCACCGGGCAGCCAccgggcgggcgcggggggaAAGCCAGCGGCCGGCTCTGGTCATGGGCAGCAGCCCGACAAAAAGGGGAAGCGCTTTGCGAGGCTTCGGGGCCCTGGCAACAGAGGAGCCTGGCCAGTCTCCGGGCTGTGACAGAGGAGCAGAGCGAATGGGTTTCAAGTGGCTTGTCATTGTCGTTGATTGCATGTCAGCTCACCTCCCGCTCCGCTCGACAAGAGAGAACGTATGTCTGCTCATTACCATAATCCAGCACTTTCCCTCCGAGACTTTAATTAAAAGCAGCAAGCAGAGGTAATTATTTTTACCTCGACACGCTTAGTTATGGAGGAGGGTGAGCCCCGGCGCCCGTGCTGTACCAGGGGACGGATGCAGGCGGAGGCGAGACGGGCAGGGTGGCGGGCAGCGGGACGCGGCCAACGGGCTGCCCGCGCCTCCCGCCGCGCTCCGCGATGTCGAGGCCGGGGAAGGAGCTGCGCGCCGGGCTGCGGGTCCCTTTGCCCTTTCCGACCTGATTAGTGTAAGATTGCCTTCTCCCCACTCCATCTGGCATCGAAATCATTAATTTGGGGTTCGCTCGGGAATAAATCCGCCTTTTTCTCGGTGTGCCTATTTACACCCAAAGCCGCTCGCGCAGGGCACGGCCCCGCCGAGCCGCCTTTACCCCGGCGCTTTCGGGAGACAACGGGCTCTCCGGCACCTACGGGAACTTCTGCCCCCGGAGGGGCAGCATGGGCGGCATGGGGTCCCGGGCTACCCCCAGGAACGGGGGCGGTGAGGAGAGCGCTTTCACTGCCTCCCCGCCGCCTTCCTCGTTACGGTGCTTCCCAGCGCATCCATTCCCCGAAGGGATTATTTCACCAAACGAAACAAACGGCAGCGAGCGGCCCCCACCAAACTTTCCACCCGCCCTCGCCGGGCGCCGCTCAGCTCCCTACGACCCCGCGTCTCTTGGGCTCCCTGCGTCCCTCCGGGCCCCGCGGCGCTGCCGCCCCCCGGCCGCCCTTTGTCCGGGCcgggcggcgccggggccgctCCCGGAGCCTTCGCCGCTGGGCACCGCATCCCGGGCAGGGCCGCTGCGCCTCGGCCCCCGGCACGGCCATCTCCCGGCATTGTTCCCTCCTCCGAGGCCGCCCTGCTGGCGCGGTGCGGTTGCCCCCGGCCGGGCGCTGGGCCCGGCGGTGGAGGCGCTGGGGGTGGCGGGGCCCCTCCACGGGTACTCACCAGGGAGACTGGAAATAGAATCTTCGCCCCGACAAGTGGCACAAAGCCGGGCTCCTGTCTCCGCTGCCCCCGGCGCTATTGTATCAGTGCCGCTCCATGGCCGGGGAGGCGGCGGGCcggggcgcgggcggcggcggggagcgggcggGCGAGGCGGGGAGGCGGCCGAGGAAGCGAGCGGTGCAGATGGACCCGATGCAGTGAGTGACtggcacacagacacacactttTTGTTTGCTGCACATAATCTGCCCAATGACGCGTGACAGCCCACGTCCCCTCCCTTTAACCCCTTCGGGGGCTGCCCGCTCGCTGCTTGCCCGTCTGCCCGCTAGCTCCTCACCTGGCCCTGCCGCCACCGGGCACTTGCGGAGAGGGGGACGAGGGGAGCTCGGGGCAGGTCGGGGCGCAACCCCCGCTCCCGCCAGACCCTTTTCCGTGGCAGCCTACGGGTTTGGGGACCATTGCTCCTACCCAGCCTGGCAAGGGGTGCGGGGCGGGAAGCCGGGGGGACCCGACGGCCGCTCTTCCCGGCGCCGAGATCCTGGTGGCCACCTTCTCGTTCTGCCTTCTCACCTACCCGGCCGGGGAGAGCCCAAAGGCATGCGAATGAAAACCAAACTCATCGGGATGCAGGTGTGCCCGTGCCGGGAGGGATTAAACACTCGGTTTCCTCCGCAGACTGGCCCTTCGAGGCTGCCGGCAGCCAAGGCAGAGAAGCCACCCGGCGGAGGCTCAACGTGCAGCCGGACAGCGGGAGGGGCAGCCCTGGGATTTCCCGCCGGTGTCCCGGCGAGGTGCGGAGTGCCCCGCCGACGGGGCGGCCTCGGCCGGGTGTCCCCGCCCGCCGCGACCTCGCCTTTCGCGAGGTGGGGGGCAGCGCATGGTCTCGCACCCCCGCACACGCCGGGTCGGTGGATTTAACGGACACGCGTCCAAATTTGGTAAGCAAAAGCACCCGCAGATGCTCCTGTGccaaaatatgttttttacCGCACAGAAAAGTGTTTCCCGGTTCCTCCCTTATTGCTGTCATTTCAGAcgcaaaatagattttaaaaaggaaaaaaagaaagaaaaaaatacagaatttaacCTCCCTTAAACTAAACAAAAGAAGAGACAAAGCGTTTTCCAGAAGCTAACGGAGCGTTGTTTGCAATCAGAGAGTGGGTTGATGTTTGGCTTTCAAATTCACTTATCCTCTACATAATTACGATTTTCCTTGCATTAGGATTAAAAGCTGAATATAATATGCTTTCAACATTTATCTTATTAATTCGACAAAACACAGCGTCTCCTTAAAAAGAGATTGTCATAACATTAAAAACATGTGAGTCTGTAAAAATTTGGATCTCAAATTCCTCCTTCAAAAGGgtgttttcccttttcctttttttcccccattctccttttttggggggggggaagagagggagatttttttttttcacatgctgCAGCTATCGCTGTGTGATATAAATTGTCCGAATGACTGTCATTAACATGGGGGAAACAAAACCTACGCGTTATTTTTATTCCTGATAA is a window encoding:
- the PRDM8 gene encoding PR domain zinc finger protein 8; the encoded protein is MEDAGVQRGIWDGDAKTVQQCLTDIFTSVYTTCDIPENAIFGPCVLSHTSLYDSIAFIALKSTDKRTVPYIFRVDTSAANGSSEGLMWLRLVQSAREREEQNLEAYIKSGQLFYRSLRRIAKDEELLVWYGKELTELLLLSPARAPARSNGSPPFTCPECSQRFQFELPFAAHLRFRCPKRLHGPDTGPAAEAPGGKDGVGKEQEAGKYCKPGGPLHHPFPGADGGSAAASTKPSTDFHNLARELENSRGGNGGSPGRPAPPEGGPEASAGKAKRRYPEEEERGPGAAARGRFPAERPGLPSAPKEEPVCAPQQQYRAAGSYCGLEEGGRLFAPPSPETGEAKRSAFVEVKKAARGPEPDGGGPEEGQERASPAAPGAGGGEPGLCPRGGPGGPLAARLEGGSPARGSAFTTVPQLGGGGPGGPGGGAEERKSAFSQPARSFPHVPPLVLGQKLGGLGEPCPDGAATPARLYAAEALAVKLPGGGEAAGGGGGGGGGGGGGGLPKQSPFLYATAFWPKSSAAAAVAAAAAGPLQLQLPSALTLLPPSFTSLCLPAQNWCAKCNASFRMTSDLVYHMRSHHKKEYALEPLVKRRREEKLKCPICNESFRERHHLSRHMTSHN